The Cyanobium sp. Tous-M-B4 genome contains a region encoding:
- the obgE gene encoding GTPase ObgE encodes MQFIDQARVTVKAGRGGDGIVAFRREKYVPAGGPSGGDGGRGADVLLVADANLQTLLDFKYKRQFLAVDGRRGGPNRCTGASGNHLVIKVPCGTVVRDARTSILLGDLTDAGEELLVAFGGRGGLGNAHYLSNRNRAPEKFTEGREGEEWLLQLELKLLAEVGIIGLPNAGKSTLISVLSAARPKIADYPFTTLVPNLGVVRRPSGDGTVFADIPGLIAGAAQGAGLGHDFLRHIERTRLLIHLIDSSAEDVVADLNVVEGELTAYGHGLDQRPRLVVLNKIELLDPASLEELVEKVSQQVQARGGLPVLAISAAASKNLPQLLAAVWQQLGIVQP; translated from the coding sequence ATGCAATTCATCGATCAAGCCCGCGTAACGGTCAAGGCCGGCCGAGGCGGCGACGGAATCGTGGCGTTTCGCCGCGAGAAATATGTGCCAGCAGGCGGCCCTTCCGGCGGCGATGGCGGCCGTGGTGCCGACGTGCTGCTGGTGGCTGACGCCAACCTCCAGACCCTGCTGGATTTCAAGTACAAGCGGCAGTTTTTGGCGGTCGATGGTCGCCGGGGCGGTCCCAATCGCTGCACCGGTGCCAGCGGCAACCATCTGGTGATCAAGGTGCCCTGCGGCACCGTGGTGCGCGATGCCCGAACCTCAATTTTGCTAGGCGATCTCACCGATGCAGGTGAGGAGCTACTGGTGGCCTTTGGCGGCCGCGGCGGCCTGGGCAATGCCCACTACCTCAGCAACCGCAACCGGGCCCCGGAGAAGTTCACCGAGGGCAGGGAGGGAGAGGAGTGGCTGCTGCAGCTGGAGCTCAAGCTGCTGGCTGAAGTTGGCATCATCGGTTTGCCCAATGCCGGCAAGAGCACCTTGATTTCGGTGCTTTCGGCAGCTCGGCCCAAGATCGCCGATTACCCCTTCACCACCCTGGTGCCCAACCTGGGGGTGGTGCGCCGGCCCAGTGGTGATGGCACCGTCTTTGCTGACATTCCTGGTTTGATCGCTGGAGCGGCCCAGGGGGCAGGGCTGGGGCACGACTTCCTACGCCACATCGAGCGCACCCGGCTGCTGATCCACCTGATCGATTCCAGCGCGGAGGATGTGGTCGCCGACTTGAACGTGGTCGAGGGGGAGCTCACGGCCTACGGCCATGGGCTCGACCAGAGGCCCCGCCTGGTGGTGCTCAACAAGATCGAATTGCTCGATCCAGCCAGCCTTGAAGAGCTGGTGGAGAAGGTGAGCCAGCAGGTGCAGGCCCGTGGCGGCTTGCCCGTTCTGGCTATTTCAGCTGCTGCCTCCAAAAATTTGCCGCAGCTGCTGGCCGCGGTGTGGCAGCAGCTCGGCATCGTTCAGCCCTAG
- a CDS encoding VOC family protein, which produces MAPAAVHHLGHVALRVQDMERAKAFYVSLGLELCWDAPDWAYLQWPGAGTGLALLSPSYKAAGPHFAFHFRDRSEVDAVHAQLVAAGRSCGPVHDHRDGTASFYLQDPEGNWLEMLYEPPGGIPSNLPG; this is translated from the coding sequence ATGGCTCCTGCTGCTGTTCATCACCTTGGCCATGTGGCACTGCGGGTGCAGGACATGGAGCGGGCCAAGGCCTTTTATGTTTCCCTGGGCCTGGAGCTCTGCTGGGATGCCCCCGATTGGGCCTATTTGCAGTGGCCTGGGGCCGGCACGGGCTTGGCCCTGCTCAGCCCTAGTTACAAAGCTGCCGGGCCCCATTTTGCTTTCCATTTCCGCGACCGCTCAGAGGTGGATGCGGTGCACGCTCAGCTTGTGGCGGCAGGCCGCTCCTGCGGCCCAGTGCATGACCACCGTGACGGAACTGCCAGCTTCTACCTACAAGACCCGGAAGGCAACTGGCTAGAGATGCTCTACGAGCCCCCTGGCGGCATCCCCTCCAACCTGCCCGGGTGA
- a CDS encoding ABC-F family ATP-binding cassette domain-containing protein codes for MSLISLVEASKDFGIRTLFEGLTLHIGERERLGLIGPNGAGKSTLLKVLAGNEPLGSGKRRCAPRTRVVLVDQEPELDPEHTVLEQVFAGSGEKMALLRQHTALSQAVADGPDNTIALAQLSDLHGRMDQHNAWGLEQQCREVLERLGIADIERKVGDLSGGYRKRVALAAALVAEPDVLLLDEPTNHLDANGVEWLQNYLERFSGALVLVTHDRYVLDRVTRRIVEVDRGLARSYDGNYATYLTHKAEEEASEAASAAKFKGTLRRELAWLRQGPKARSTKQKARIQRIEAMREAPLRQGRGQVSLATTSRRLGKRAITAEELEVSVGEGPEARALLRAFSYDFSPEDRVGIIGPNGVGKSSLLEVIAGRRQPSSGSLELGSTVKLAYFDQHSDVLLKPDQKVLEVVQAAASRVAVDGEELSASQLLERFLFPPAQQHQPVAKLSGGERRRLHLCRLLIEAPNVLLLDEPTNDLDVQTLSVLEDFLEDFRGCVVVVSHDRYFLDRTVDRLFCFENGELQRFEGNYSAYLEASSARQAAPKSPKNPAPVAPQASKAQTRRRSFKESRELGELELNLPAWEQQRRELELALASSGSDYAALEGLTQELAALTERIHCGEERWLELSELAG; via the coding sequence TTGAGTTTGATAAGCCTGGTGGAAGCCAGCAAGGACTTCGGCATCCGCACCCTGTTCGAGGGCCTCACCCTCCACATCGGCGAGCGGGAGCGGCTCGGTCTGATTGGTCCCAATGGGGCCGGCAAGAGCACCCTGTTGAAGGTGCTTGCGGGCAATGAGCCCCTCGGCAGCGGCAAGCGCCGCTGCGCCCCCCGCACCCGGGTGGTGCTCGTAGACCAGGAGCCCGAGCTAGATCCCGAGCACACCGTGCTCGAGCAGGTGTTTGCCGGTAGCGGCGAGAAGATGGCTTTGCTGCGGCAGCACACGGCCCTGAGTCAGGCCGTGGCTGATGGCCCCGACAACACCATCGCCCTGGCCCAGCTCAGCGACCTGCATGGCCGCATGGATCAGCACAATGCCTGGGGGCTGGAGCAGCAGTGCCGCGAGGTGCTGGAGCGGCTAGGCATCGCTGACATCGAGCGCAAGGTGGGCGACCTCTCCGGCGGCTACCGCAAGCGGGTCGCCCTGGCGGCAGCCCTGGTGGCCGAGCCGGACGTGCTGCTACTTGATGAGCCCACCAACCACCTCGACGCCAACGGGGTGGAATGGCTGCAGAACTATCTCGAGCGCTTCTCCGGCGCCCTGGTGCTGGTGACCCACGACCGCTACGTGCTCGATCGGGTCACCCGCCGGATCGTGGAGGTGGATCGGGGCCTGGCCCGCAGCTACGACGGCAACTACGCCACCTATCTCACCCATAAAGCTGAGGAGGAGGCATCGGAAGCGGCCTCAGCCGCCAAGTTCAAGGGCACGCTGCGGCGGGAACTGGCCTGGCTCAGGCAGGGTCCCAAGGCCCGCAGCACCAAGCAGAAGGCCCGCATCCAGCGAATTGAGGCGATGCGGGAGGCACCTCTGCGGCAGGGCCGCGGCCAGGTGAGCTTGGCCACCACCAGCCGGCGGCTCGGCAAGCGGGCCATCACCGCTGAGGAGCTGGAGGTAAGTGTGGGCGAAGGACCCGAGGCCAGGGCCCTGCTGCGCGCCTTCAGCTACGACTTCAGCCCGGAGGACCGGGTTGGCATCATTGGCCCAAACGGGGTAGGCAAGTCGAGCCTGCTGGAGGTGATCGCCGGCCGGCGCCAACCCAGCAGTGGCAGCCTGGAGCTGGGCTCAACCGTGAAGCTCGCCTACTTCGACCAGCACAGCGATGTGCTGCTCAAGCCCGACCAGAAGGTGCTGGAGGTGGTTCAAGCTGCCGCCAGTCGGGTGGCAGTGGATGGTGAGGAGCTGAGCGCCTCCCAGTTGCTGGAGCGCTTCCTGTTTCCACCAGCCCAGCAGCACCAGCCGGTGGCCAAGCTCTCCGGCGGCGAGCGACGGCGGCTGCACCTCTGCCGGCTGCTGATCGAGGCGCCGAATGTGCTGCTGCTCGACGAGCCCACCAACGACCTGGACGTGCAGACCCTGAGCGTGCTCGAAGACTTCCTCGAAGACTTCCGCGGCTGCGTGGTGGTGGTCTCCCACGACCGCTACTTCCTCGACCGCACCGTGGACCGGCTGTTCTGCTTCGAGAACGGTGAGCTGCAGCGCTTCGAGGGCAACTACAGCGCCTATTTAGAAGCGAGCTCCGCCCGCCAGGCCGCACCCAAGAGCCCCAAGAATCCAGCCCCGGTAGCGCCCCAAGCCAGCAAAGCGCAAACGCGGCGGCGGAGCTTCAAGGAGAGTCGGGAGCTGGGCGAATTGGAGCTAAACCTGCCGGCCTGGGAGCAGCAGCGCCGTGAGCTGGAGCTGGCCCTGGCCAGTTCAGGCAGCGATTACGCCGCCCTTGAGGGACTCACCCAGGAGCTCGCCGCGTTAACGGAGCGCATCCATTGCGGCGAGGAGCGCTGGCTCGAACTCAGCGAGCTGGCGGGGTGA
- a CDS encoding CP12 domain-containing protein, translating to MKSIDEHIQKDQSEIEAAKAAGDLGKVRHLEEELQGLKEFKEHHPEDSHDPTPLEVFCDLNPSAPECRVYDD from the coding sequence ATGAAAAGCATCGACGAGCACATCCAGAAAGACCAGAGCGAGATCGAGGCAGCCAAAGCAGCTGGCGACCTAGGCAAGGTCCGCCACTTGGAGGAAGAGCTCCAGGGTCTCAAGGAGTTCAAAGAGCACCATCCCGAGGACAGCCACGACCCAACCCCACTGGAAGTGTTCTGTGACCTGAACCCTTCTGCCCCCGAGTGCCGCGTCTACGACGACTGA
- a CDS encoding DUF2301 domain-containing membrane protein: MTDPIFEGVYGTYTIDATDRREVLGYRLALTAVAVGQAGLLVQWRQLGADQLWPWMLLMAAGLGLALRWIHIYLVPLHRALQLFWLLGCLGGLALAIHSGPGAMLPALASQPLWILAIGPFFAALAGVGFKEFFCFRRPEAIGVTLLLPTALLGHLSGLLPGAITTALLALESGLLLVLCLRKFPMPAAADVGDKSVFAYLKGQAGAAGEAAL; this comes from the coding sequence ATGACTGATCCGATATTTGAAGGGGTGTACGGCACCTACACGATTGACGCCACCGACCGGCGGGAGGTGCTCGGTTACCGCCTTGCCCTCACGGCGGTGGCCGTTGGCCAAGCAGGCCTGCTAGTGCAGTGGCGGCAGCTGGGAGCCGACCAGCTCTGGCCCTGGATGCTGCTGATGGCTGCGGGGCTGGGCCTAGCTCTGCGCTGGATTCACATTTACTTAGTGCCCTTGCACCGGGCCCTGCAGCTGTTCTGGCTACTGGGTTGCCTGGGGGGCCTGGCATTGGCGATCCACAGCGGCCCCGGCGCCATGCTGCCGGCCCTGGCCAGTCAGCCCCTCTGGATTCTGGCCATTGGCCCCTTTTTCGCGGCCTTGGCGGGGGTTGGCTTCAAGGAATTTTTCTGCTTCAGGCGGCCGGAGGCGATCGGCGTGACCCTGCTACTGCCTACCGCCCTGCTGGGCCACCTCAGCGGCTTGCTGCCAGGAGCGATCACCACGGCCCTGCTGGCCCTGGAGAGCGGGCTTTTGCTGGTGCTTTGCCTGCGCAAATTTCCCATGCCCGCCGCGGCAGATGTGGGCGACAAGAGCGTGTTTGCTTACCTCAAAGGCCAAGCTGGCGCAGCTGGGGAGGCTGCACTTTGA
- a CDS encoding aspartoacylase, with product MISQIVKPAQVLVVAGTHGNERNAPWLLEHWRRQPEALQRHGLDVALVLGNPAAHKANQRYVERDLNRCFAPELLADSSRNEADLQRARQLLACHGPDAESPSLVVLDLHSTTSAMGNSLVLYGRRPADLALAAGLQGELGLPIYLHEADASQTGFLVERWPCGLVIEVGPVPQGVIQAPICRQSQLGVEAALAVLAAARRGRLRLPAELVVHCHLGSLDLPRHPDGSPAACLHPALQHRDWRPLRSGDPVFIDPCGKEIGLALPPDLAGDSVWPVFVNEAAYGEKGIALSLTRRECWPVGSEWLPALTALAVQLA from the coding sequence TTGATCAGCCAAATCGTCAAACCGGCCCAGGTGCTGGTCGTGGCCGGCACCCACGGCAATGAACGCAACGCCCCCTGGCTGCTGGAGCACTGGCGCCGCCAGCCCGAGGCCCTGCAGCGCCACGGCCTTGATGTGGCGCTGGTGCTTGGCAACCCTGCTGCCCACAAAGCCAATCAGCGCTATGTGGAGCGGGATTTAAACCGCTGCTTTGCCCCCGAGCTGCTGGCGGATTCCTCGAGAAACGAAGCTGATCTGCAGCGCGCTCGCCAGCTGCTCGCTTGCCATGGCCCTGATGCTGAATCTCCTTCGCTGGTGGTGCTCGACCTACACAGCACCACCAGCGCTATGGGTAACTCCTTGGTGCTCTACGGCCGGAGGCCGGCCGATCTAGCTCTGGCGGCGGGTTTGCAGGGGGAGTTGGGGCTGCCGATTTACTTGCACGAGGCCGATGCTTCCCAAACGGGCTTTTTGGTTGAGCGCTGGCCCTGCGGCCTGGTGATCGAGGTGGGTCCGGTGCCCCAGGGGGTTATCCAGGCTCCGATCTGCCGTCAAAGCCAGCTCGGCGTTGAGGCGGCCCTGGCCGTGTTGGCGGCAGCTCGGCGAGGCCGCCTAAGGCTGCCGGCTGAGCTTGTGGTGCATTGCCATCTGGGCAGCCTGGATTTGCCGCGCCATCCAGATGGTTCACCTGCCGCCTGCCTGCATCCAGCGTTACAGCATCGCGACTGGCGTCCCTTGCGTTCGGGAGATCCGGTGTTTATCGATCCCTGCGGCAAGGAAATTGGCCTGGCCCTGCCGCCGGATTTGGCGGGGGATTCCGTCTGGCCCGTCTTTGTAAATGAGGCCGCCTACGGCGAAAAGGGCATTGCCCTAAGCCTCACTCGCAGGGAATGTTGGCCGGTTGGGTCTGAATGGTTGCCAGCTTTGACAGCCCTTGCTGTCCAGCTGGCCTAA
- a CDS encoding endonuclease MutS2, which yields MNDVTAPPLAPIQQEALELLEWPRLAEQLASFASTAPGRCACLELALPACLAASRRLLAETTELLGLDGLLEGGLSFQGVADIAALVTLCAKGGTAPGEELLALATTLAAARRLRRQIDDPQLRPVCTALVAELRTLPELEQRLHFCLEEGGRVADRASPPLEGLRRQLLGARSDRRDRLQELMRRCGAMLQDTVISERNGRPVLAVKAGAAAQLPGLVHDSSASGQTVFIEPQAVIALGNRIRDLEGRERELERAVLTDLSAQVGEEAEALAALQQVLVRLDAGVARARYGQWLGAVRPELADDPSAPFELRELRHPLLLWQQRRQGGHAVVPVSLLVAAELRVVAITGPNTGGKTVTLKSVGLAALMARAGLFLPCSGTPRLPWCSQVLADIGDEQSLQQNLSTFSGHIRRIARILEALPGSGAAGGASLVLLDEVGAGTDPLEGSALATALLKHLADRARLTIATTHFGELKALKYADPRFENASVAFDVDTLSPTYRLQWGIPGRSNALAIARRLGLGEPVLELAAAQLEPLGEGEVNQVIAGLENQRQRQQEAAEEAAALLARTELLHEELLLRWQQQTQQSAELQEQRRQQLERSIRQGQNEVKRIIRRLRQGRDGGEVSSAALGETARQAGQRLKSLEQQHLPTPERREHRGWMPAVGDRVRLLSLGKAAEVLSIADDGRELTVRCGVMRLTLELAGIEGLHGEKPSPPEVRVQVKGQRGLGGPGPDVRSERNTVDVRGLRVHEAEAALEERLRAANGPVWVIHGIGTGKLKRGLRAWLATVPYVERVSDAEQGDGGAGCSVIYVK from the coding sequence GTGAACGACGTCACTGCCCCCCCATTGGCCCCAATTCAGCAGGAGGCCCTGGAGCTGCTCGAGTGGCCGCGGCTCGCAGAGCAGCTGGCCAGCTTCGCCAGCACAGCTCCAGGCCGCTGTGCCTGCCTGGAGCTGGCCCTGCCCGCTTGCCTCGCTGCCAGCCGCCGCTTGCTCGCTGAAACCACCGAGCTGCTTGGCCTCGACGGGCTGCTGGAGGGGGGATTGAGTTTTCAGGGAGTTGCCGATATCGCGGCGCTGGTGACCCTCTGCGCCAAGGGCGGCACGGCTCCGGGCGAGGAGTTGTTGGCCCTGGCCACCACCCTGGCTGCGGCCCGCCGGCTCCGGCGCCAGATCGACGATCCCCAGCTGCGGCCCGTCTGTACGGCCCTGGTGGCCGAGCTGCGCACCCTGCCGGAGCTGGAGCAGCGGCTGCATTTTTGCCTTGAAGAGGGCGGCCGGGTGGCGGATCGGGCCAGTCCGCCCCTGGAGGGATTGCGGCGCCAGCTGCTTGGGGCCCGCTCAGATCGGCGTGATCGACTGCAGGAGCTGATGCGCCGCTGCGGCGCCATGCTCCAGGACACGGTGATCTCGGAGCGCAACGGCCGTCCCGTCCTGGCTGTGAAGGCTGGCGCTGCCGCTCAGTTGCCAGGGCTGGTGCACGACAGCTCGGCTTCGGGACAAACGGTGTTTATCGAACCCCAGGCGGTGATTGCCCTGGGCAATCGCATACGCGACCTGGAGGGGCGCGAGCGGGAACTGGAGCGGGCCGTGCTGACGGACCTGAGCGCCCAGGTGGGCGAGGAGGCTGAAGCTCTGGCCGCACTCCAGCAGGTGCTGGTGCGTCTGGATGCGGGGGTGGCCCGGGCGCGCTACGGCCAATGGTTAGGGGCGGTACGCCCGGAGCTGGCAGACGACCCCAGCGCGCCCTTCGAGCTGCGTGAGCTGCGCCACCCCCTGCTGCTTTGGCAGCAGCGGCGTCAGGGCGGCCATGCGGTGGTGCCCGTGAGCCTGCTGGTGGCAGCGGAGCTGCGGGTGGTGGCGATCACCGGCCCCAACACCGGCGGTAAAACCGTGACTCTCAAAAGCGTCGGCTTGGCGGCTCTTATGGCTCGGGCTGGCCTGTTTTTGCCCTGCAGCGGCACGCCGCGGCTGCCCTGGTGCAGCCAGGTGCTGGCTGACATCGGCGATGAGCAATCGCTGCAACAAAACCTCTCCACCTTCAGCGGCCACATCCGCCGCATCGCCCGCATCCTCGAAGCTCTTCCGGGGTCTGGCGCGGCTGGCGGCGCCTCCCTGGTGCTGCTCGATGAGGTGGGGGCTGGCACCGATCCCCTTGAGGGTTCGGCCCTGGCCACGGCTTTGCTCAAGCACCTGGCCGATCGGGCCCGGCTCACGATCGCTACTACCCACTTTGGTGAGCTCAAGGCGCTCAAATACGCCGACCCACGCTTCGAGAACGCTTCGGTGGCCTTCGATGTGGACACCCTCTCGCCCACCTACCGGCTGCAGTGGGGTATCCCGGGGCGCAGCAACGCCCTGGCGATTGCCCGCCGGCTGGGGCTGGGGGAGCCGGTGCTGGAGCTCGCCGCCGCCCAGCTGGAGCCCCTCGGCGAGGGCGAGGTGAACCAGGTGATCGCCGGCCTGGAAAATCAGCGTCAACGCCAGCAGGAGGCCGCCGAGGAGGCAGCCGCCCTACTGGCCCGCACCGAGCTGTTGCACGAGGAGTTGCTGCTGCGCTGGCAACAGCAGACCCAGCAGAGCGCCGAGCTACAGGAACAGCGGCGCCAGCAGTTGGAGCGCTCGATTCGTCAGGGACAGAACGAGGTGAAGCGCATCATCAGGAGGCTGCGCCAGGGGCGCGATGGGGGCGAGGTTAGTAGCGCCGCCCTAGGCGAAACAGCACGCCAGGCCGGCCAGCGGCTAAAATCGCTTGAGCAGCAGCACCTCCCCACCCCGGAGCGGCGCGAGCACCGGGGCTGGATGCCCGCCGTTGGTGATCGGGTGCGGCTGTTGTCGCTGGGCAAGGCCGCTGAGGTGCTCTCCATCGCTGATGACGGCCGGGAACTCACGGTGCGCTGTGGGGTGATGCGGCTAACCCTGGAGCTGGCCGGTATCGAGGGGCTGCATGGCGAAAAACCCTCACCCCCTGAGGTGCGGGTGCAGGTGAAGGGTCAGCGGGGGCTGGGGGGCCCGGGCCCGGATGTGCGCTCCGAGCGCAACACCGTTGATGTGCGCGGCTTGCGGGTGCATGAAGCCGAAGCGGCCTTGGAGGAGCGGCTGCGCGCCGCCAATGGTCCCGTGTGGGTGATCCACGGCATCGGCACGGGCAAACTCAAGCGCGGCCTGCGGGCCTGGTTGGCAACGGTGCCCTACGTGGAGCGGGTGAGTGACGCCGAGCAGGGCGACGGCGGGGCTGGCTGCAGCGTGATTTACGTGAAATAG
- a CDS encoding ABC transporter ATP-binding protein, with amino-acid sequence MAEVRFQQVSKTYPPRRGGDPVQVLRQLDLQIHDGEFLVLVGPSGCGKSTLLRLLAGLEQPSQGEIFVGNRPVSSLRPAQRDVAMVFQSYALYPHLTVAGNIGFGLRRSRNRTALEQLQDSLHLATRRLPGPLRLRSRREERIDQRIAEVAETLELDQLLDRLPKELSGGQKQRVALGRAIARAPAVFLMDEPLSNLDAKLRTGTRTQIVELQRRLGTTTLYVTHDQVEAMTMGHRIAVLNAGRLQQLGTPMQLYQWPANLFVAQFIGSPPMNLLPVTAIGAGQVQLGGRKLAVEGPLAEVLASRAGEALTGGLRPEHFQLAPATNRNLRAEVSHGEALGNEQLLTCRLEEGGHLVQVRVGPETILPPGASLNLDIDPRGWRLFDASGEALPLLPEPASLEPTLPYFT; translated from the coding sequence TTGGCAGAGGTTCGCTTCCAGCAGGTCAGCAAGACCTACCCACCCCGGCGCGGTGGTGATCCGGTGCAGGTGCTGCGCCAGCTGGATCTACAGATTCATGATGGCGAATTTTTGGTGTTGGTTGGGCCCTCAGGCTGCGGCAAAAGCACCCTGCTGCGTTTACTGGCTGGCCTAGAGCAGCCCAGCCAGGGGGAGATCTTCGTGGGCAATCGGCCGGTGAGCTCGCTGCGCCCAGCCCAACGGGACGTAGCCATGGTGTTCCAGAGCTATGCGCTCTATCCCCATCTCACGGTGGCCGGCAACATCGGCTTCGGCCTGCGCCGCAGCCGCAACCGCACGGCCCTTGAGCAGCTTCAAGACAGCCTGCATTTGGCCACCAGGCGGCTGCCAGGGCCCTTGCGGCTGCGCTCACGGCGGGAGGAGCGCATCGACCAGCGCATCGCCGAGGTAGCGGAAACCCTGGAGCTCGACCAGCTACTCGATCGGCTGCCCAAGGAGCTTTCCGGCGGCCAGAAGCAGCGGGTTGCCCTGGGCCGGGCCATCGCCCGGGCGCCGGCAGTGTTTTTGATGGACGAACCGCTCAGCAACCTCGACGCCAAGCTGCGCACCGGCACCCGCACCCAAATCGTTGAGCTGCAGCGACGCCTGGGCACCACCACCCTGTATGTCACCCACGACCAGGTGGAGGCCATGACCATGGGGCACCGGATCGCCGTGCTCAATGCTGGAAGGCTGCAGCAGCTCGGCACACCGATGCAGCTCTATCAGTGGCCCGCCAATTTGTTTGTAGCCCAGTTCATCGGCAGCCCGCCCATGAATCTGCTTCCGGTAACCGCGATAGGTGCGGGCCAGGTGCAGCTGGGCGGCCGCAAGCTGGCGGTTGAAGGTCCCCTCGCCGAGGTGCTGGCATCACGGGCAGGGGAGGCGCTCACTGGCGGACTGCGGCCCGAGCACTTCCAGCTAGCTCCCGCCACCAACCGCAACCTGCGGGCCGAGGTGAGCCATGGCGAAGCCCTGGGCAACGAACAACTGCTCACCTGCCGCCTGGAGGAGGGCGGTCACCTGGTGCAGGTGCGGGTCGGCCCTGAAACAATCCTGCCGCCGGGGGCCAGCCTGAACCTCGATATTGATCCCCGAGGCTGGCGCCTGTTTGATGCCAGCGGCGAGGCCCTGCCCCTGCTCCCTGAGCCCGCAAGCCTGGAGCCGACCCTGCCCTATTTCACGTAA
- a CDS encoding glutathione S-transferase C-terminal domain-containing protein codes for MPPPAPLVRTARAIWHWQWHQLMGGLGPADAEGNYRRPSGAFSALPPLPSEAGAADGHVLIVGRSCPWAHRAWLVWSLRQLGCSINLVVVDPDPAEGRWRFAEPFEGCASLIELYQQSGADPGQRATVPALYSRGERRILVTESARLIELLNRWPAPAGPDLEPHNQQAATEKWRARLQGDVNDGVYRCGFARTQAAYDRAEAALFAALLDANGALEQSPWLSGDQLSLADIGLFPTLIRLELIYAPLFGCSRIPLWQLPALWDWRRRFYSLPGVAETCFPEAWRSDYFGALFPLHPSGIIPAGPPLATLVQGRPVQESSENHP; via the coding sequence ATGCCTCCCCCCGCCCCCTTGGTGCGCACGGCCCGCGCGATCTGGCACTGGCAATGGCACCAGCTCATGGGCGGCCTGGGACCGGCCGATGCAGAGGGCAACTACCGCCGCCCCAGCGGAGCTTTCTCGGCGCTGCCGCCCCTGCCCAGCGAAGCCGGGGCGGCTGATGGGCACGTGTTGATTGTGGGGCGCAGCTGCCCCTGGGCCCACCGGGCCTGGCTGGTGTGGAGCCTGCGCCAACTGGGCTGCAGCATCAACCTGGTGGTAGTGGACCCCGATCCAGCCGAGGGGCGCTGGCGCTTTGCCGAGCCCTTCGAGGGCTGCGCCAGCTTGATCGAGCTCTACCAGCAATCCGGCGCTGATCCGGGGCAGCGGGCCACGGTGCCGGCGCTCTATTCCCGCGGTGAGAGGCGGATCCTGGTTACGGAGAGCGCCCGGCTGATCGAGCTGCTCAACCGCTGGCCCGCACCAGCAGGGCCCGATCTGGAGCCCCATAACCAGCAGGCAGCCACAGAGAAGTGGCGCGCGCGGCTGCAGGGCGACGTCAACGACGGGGTGTACCGCTGTGGTTTCGCCCGCACCCAGGCCGCCTACGACCGGGCCGAGGCGGCCTTGTTTGCGGCGCTTCTGGACGCCAATGGGGCCTTGGAGCAATCTCCTTGGCTAAGTGGGGACCAACTGAGCCTGGCCGATATAGGGCTTTTCCCGACCCTTATCCGGCTGGAGCTGATTTATGCGCCCCTGTTCGGTTGCAGCCGCATACCCCTTTGGCAGCTTCCAGCCCTATGGGACTGGCGCCGGCGCTTTTACAGCCTGCCCGGCGTGGCCGAGACCTGCTTCCCGGAGGCCTGGCGCAGCGATTACTTCGGCGCCCTGTTTCCCCTCCATCCCTCGGGAATCATCCCGGCCGGGCCGCCACTCGCCACACTGGTGCAAGGCAGACCAGTACAGGAAAGCAGCGAGAACCATCCATGA
- the hemB gene encoding porphobilinogen synthase: MELTYRPRRLRRTPALRAMVREHHLSAADFIYPLFVHEGATNEPIGAMPGAMRWSLEGLVQEVGRAWDLGIRCVVLFPKVADGLKTEDGAECFNEGGLIPRAIRRLKEVHPEMAIMTDVALDPYSCDGHDGIVSEEGVVLNDETVAILCRQAVAQARAGADLIGPSDMMDGRVGAIREALDEEGFEHIGIISYTAKYSSAYYGPFREALDSAPRVGAGKPIPNDKSTYQMDPSNGREALTEALLDEQEGADILMVKPGLAYLDIIYRLRGETELPIAAYNVSGEYAMVKAAAEKGWIDERAVVLETLLCFKRAGANLILTYHACDAAQWLRQG; encoded by the coding sequence ATGGAGCTCACCTACCGTCCCCGCCGCCTGCGCCGTACCCCGGCCCTGCGGGCGATGGTGCGGGAGCACCACCTCAGCGCAGCCGATTTCATCTACCCGCTCTTCGTGCATGAGGGCGCCACCAACGAGCCGATCGGGGCCATGCCTGGGGCGATGCGCTGGAGCCTCGAAGGGTTGGTGCAGGAGGTGGGCCGCGCTTGGGATTTGGGCATTCGTTGCGTTGTGCTGTTTCCCAAGGTGGCCGATGGCCTTAAAACCGAAGACGGTGCTGAATGTTTCAACGAAGGTGGCCTGATACCCCGAGCTATTCGCCGGCTTAAGGAGGTGCACCCCGAGATGGCGATCATGACGGACGTGGCCCTCGATCCCTACTCCTGTGACGGCCATGACGGCATCGTTAGCGAGGAAGGGGTAGTGCTCAACGATGAAACCGTGGCGATCCTCTGCCGTCAGGCCGTTGCCCAAGCTCGGGCCGGGGCGGATCTGATTGGCCCCAGCGACATGATGGATGGACGAGTTGGGGCTATCCGTGAAGCCCTCGATGAGGAGGGGTTTGAGCATATCGGTATCATTAGCTATACAGCTAAATACTCTTCTGCTTATTACGGTCCCTTCCGCGAAGCTCTTGATTCAGCTCCTCGGGTTGGCGCGGGCAAGCCTATCCCGAATGATAAATCAACCTATCAAATGGATCCGTCCAATGGACGTGAAGCGCTCACCGAAGCCCTGCTCGATGAACAGGAGGGGGCTGACATTTTGATGGTGAAGCCTGGCCTTGCCTATTTAGACATCATCTACCGTCTGCGCGGCGAAACGGAGCTGCCAATTGCGGCTTACAACGTAAGCGGTGAATACGCCATGGTGAAGGCCGCCGCTGAAAAGGGCTGGATCGACGAGCGGGCCGTGGTGCTGGAAACCCTGCTGTGCTTTAAGCGGGCTGGGGCCAATCTAATCCTCACCTATCACGCCTGTGATGCTGCGCAGTGGCTGCGCCAGGGGTAA